In a single window of the Pseudomonas entomophila genome:
- a CDS encoding DUF3077 domain-containing protein produces MDNDLPADHGQLGWTVGACTFMEGATKGTRLFRVEPGNCANHAMEQASVLLDSARRASFIGVMDNEPVLVWASHYLSDMAKALIDDAHMGILKKV; encoded by the coding sequence ATGGACAACGATCTCCCAGCAGACCACGGCCAACTCGGCTGGACCGTCGGCGCGTGCACGTTTATGGAAGGCGCCACCAAAGGCACGCGCCTGTTTCGCGTGGAACCCGGCAACTGCGCCAACCACGCCATGGAACAAGCCTCCGTGTTACTCGACAGCGCCCGCCGCGCATCATTCATCGGTGTGATGGACAACGAACCGGTGTTGGTCTGGGCGTCGCATTACCTCAGTGATATGGCCAAGGCACTGATTGACGATGCGCATATGGGCATTTTGAAGAAGGTTTGA
- a CDS encoding DUF3077 domain-containing protein, which yields MDNDLPADHGQLGWTVGACTFMEGATKGTRLFRVEPGNCANHAMEQASVLLDSARRASFIGVMDNEPVLVWASHYLSDMAKALMDDAHMGILKRV from the coding sequence ATGGACAACGATCTCCCAGCAGACCACGGCCAACTCGGCTGGACCGTCGGCGCGTGCACGTTTATGGAAGGCGCCACCAAAGGCACGCGCCTGTTCCGCGTGGAACCCGGCAACTGTGCCAACCACGCCATGGAACAGGCCTCCGTACTGCTCGACAGCGCCCGCCGTGCGTCATTCATCGGTGTGATGGACAACGAACCGGTGCTGGTGTGGGCGTCGCACTACCTCAGCGATATGGCCAAGGCGTTGATGGACGATGCGCATATGGGCATTTTGAAGAGGGTCTGA
- a CDS encoding DUF4231 domain-containing protein, whose amino-acid sequence MTADNSEHSLHNFLGAARSIKKCFVDPRREWYAKHQSYPFYMFRVCGVVTILLGVILPVVAVTYFQYKTEVMSVMSLTIAALTGLSNFFRWERSWRGREQSKFAIDALEAKWELELAKASHVLSEEKRLEHVYIATNDFFTNVRIISAAETDEFFSGMQFPQVEKPGKSKAP is encoded by the coding sequence ATGACGGCGGATAACAGCGAGCATTCGCTTCATAATTTCTTGGGCGCTGCGCGATCTATAAAAAAATGCTTTGTTGATCCGCGGCGTGAGTGGTATGCAAAGCACCAGTCTTACCCTTTCTATATGTTCAGGGTGTGTGGTGTCGTCACAATACTGCTTGGCGTTATCCTTCCAGTTGTTGCTGTGACCTATTTCCAGTATAAAACCGAGGTTATGTCGGTGATGAGCTTAACAATCGCGGCACTGACAGGGTTGAGTAATTTTTTTCGTTGGGAAAGAAGCTGGCGCGGGCGGGAGCAATCAAAATTTGCAATCGATGCACTCGAAGCCAAGTGGGAATTGGAGCTAGCAAAAGCCAGTCATGTACTTTCGGAAGAAAAGCGGCTGGAACACGTGTATATCGCGACCAATGATTTTTTTACCAATGTTCGAATCATCTCTGCTGCCGAGACTGACGAATTTTTTAGTGGTATGCAATTTCCTCAAGTAGAAAAACCAGGTAAATCCAAGGCGCCATGA
- a CDS encoding sigma-70 family RNA polymerase sigma factor, translating into MSTVVSDGAAHVGLETLYREHSGWLHGWLRQRLNNTDDAADLAQDTFIRVLLARTAGTLNQPRHYLATIARGLVIDLYRRRSLENAYLEALAQQPEHYAPSAETRAAILDTLMAIDRMLDGLGPRTRAIFLAVQLDGLSYEKAAERLGVSVTTVRKHLARALMHCLLVEGA; encoded by the coding sequence ATGTCCACCGTTGTTTCCGACGGAGCTGCACACGTTGGCCTGGAAACGCTCTACCGCGAGCACAGCGGCTGGCTGCACGGCTGGTTGCGGCAGCGGCTGAACAACACCGACGATGCCGCCGACCTGGCCCAGGACACCTTCATCCGGGTGCTGCTGGCCCGCACCGCAGGCACGCTCAACCAACCGCGCCACTACCTGGCAACCATCGCCCGTGGCCTGGTCATCGACCTGTACCGCCGCCGCAGCCTGGAAAACGCCTACCTCGAAGCCCTGGCACAGCAGCCGGAACACTACGCGCCCTCCGCCGAAACCCGGGCCGCCATCCTCGATACCCTGATGGCCATCGACCGCATGCTCGATGGCCTCGGCCCACGCACGCGGGCGATCTTTCTCGCCGTGCAGCTCGACGGCCTGAGCTACGAAAAAGCCGCCGAGCGGCTCGGCGTTTCGGTGACTACCGTGCGCAAGCACCTGGCGCGCGCGCTGATGCAT
- a CDS encoding tellurite resistance TerB family protein, with protein MNTSDLLEQLLRAGQASQSQQGSGGLSSQDGLGGLGGLLGGLLGGSSAAGGGGGLGGLLGGLLGGGSAGGANQGRPAGGTNYAALASLGMLAFQAYQSWQRSQAAAPQQALRTVDQLSGAEADDHSHAILRALIAAAKADGRIDQREEQLIYAEIKRHTNDPQLQQWLDEEVAKPLDAAEVAQSALDPAMAAEMYLASVMLVDDQQTAERAYLDELASALQIDPTLQVHLEQQAKGAA; from the coding sequence ATGAACACCAGTGATCTACTCGAACAGTTACTTCGGGCCGGCCAGGCCTCGCAATCGCAACAAGGGAGCGGCGGCCTGTCATCGCAAGACGGCCTGGGCGGTTTGGGCGGGTTGCTGGGTGGTCTGCTTGGCGGCAGTAGTGCAGCGGGTGGCGGTGGTGGCCTTGGTGGTTTACTCGGCGGCCTGTTAGGTGGCGGCAGCGCAGGCGGCGCTAACCAGGGGCGCCCCGCGGGTGGCACCAATTACGCGGCCCTGGCGTCGTTGGGCATGCTGGCGTTCCAGGCCTATCAAAGCTGGCAGCGCAGTCAGGCGGCAGCCCCGCAACAGGCCCTGCGCACTGTCGATCAATTGTCCGGCGCCGAGGCCGACGATCACAGCCATGCCATCTTGCGCGCGCTGATTGCGGCAGCCAAGGCTGACGGTCGCATCGACCAGAGAGAAGAACAGTTGATCTACGCCGAAATCAAACGTCACACCAACGACCCGCAGCTGCAGCAATGGCTGGATGAGGAAGTCGCCAAGCCACTCGATGCTGCCGAGGTGGCACAGTCGGCACTGGACCCGGCCATGGCCGCGGAAATGTACCTGGCCAGCGTGATGCTGGTGGATGACCAGCAGACCGCAGAGCGGGCCTACCTGGACGAGTTGGCCAGCGCACTGCAAATCGACCCGACATTGCAGGTGCACTTGGAGCAGCAGGCCAAGGGCGCCGCTTGA
- a CDS encoding GNAT family N-acetyltransferase, with the protein MMDLAVEFPEFFLPSCTLRRIHCNDVEAIFAGLSNPQVVAHYGVSYDSLEATDEQMRWYDALLEEHRGIWWGVTLPGRDELVGACGFNDWSHSDRSLDIGYWLIPEHWGRGLMQDCLPTILRFALGTLGVHRIHAEVEPENPASTRLLERLGFVLEGTLRDVEYKNGRFLNLHQYSLLATDPAGRALLEDDTPILRPSRGSDAQALSALAQRSKAHWGYPAAWMKAWEAALTFDPGQMTQQYAVLVAADGQLLGFYGLESGEDGWQLEHCWVDPQSMGSGHGRRLVGHALAVARGLGVNNLAVESDPSARGFYELLGAQHVRDVPRPVCGEPRHLPILKWEFSD; encoded by the coding sequence ATGATGGACCTTGCTGTCGAATTTCCCGAGTTCTTCCTGCCCAGCTGCACGTTGCGGCGGATTCATTGCAATGATGTTGAGGCGATTTTTGCCGGGCTTTCCAACCCGCAGGTGGTTGCCCACTACGGCGTGTCTTACGACAGCCTCGAAGCGACGGACGAACAGATGCGCTGGTATGACGCACTGCTGGAAGAGCACCGGGGCATTTGGTGGGGCGTTACCTTGCCGGGGCGGGACGAACTGGTAGGCGCCTGTGGTTTCAATGATTGGTCTCACTCTGATCGCAGCCTGGATATCGGCTATTGGTTGATACCGGAACACTGGGGCCGGGGGCTGATGCAAGACTGCCTGCCTACCATCCTCCGCTTCGCCCTGGGCACCCTCGGCGTACACCGCATCCACGCAGAAGTTGAGCCGGAGAACCCCGCCAGCACTCGTTTGCTGGAGCGGCTCGGCTTCGTGCTTGAGGGAACCTTGCGGGATGTGGAATACAAGAACGGACGCTTCCTCAACCTGCACCAGTACAGCCTGCTGGCCACTGACCCGGCGGGGCGAGCTTTGCTGGAGGACGACACGCCGATCCTTCGCCCATCCCGAGGATCTGATGCACAGGCGCTCAGTGCTTTGGCTCAGCGCAGCAAGGCCCATTGGGGATACCCCGCAGCCTGGATGAAGGCATGGGAGGCCGCGCTGACTTTCGACCCCGGGCAAATGACCCAGCAGTACGCGGTGCTGGTAGCAGCGGATGGCCAACTACTGGGCTTTTATGGGCTTGAGAGCGGCGAGGACGGCTGGCAGTTGGAGCATTGCTGGGTAGACCCACAGTCAATGGGAAGTGGTCACGGACGGCGCCTGGTGGGGCATGCTCTGGCCGTAGCGCGCGGGCTTGGCGTGAACAATTTAGCGGTGGAGTCAGACCCGTCGGCTCGTGGCTTCTACGAGCTACTCGGTGCACAGCATGTGCGCGATGTACCGCGCCCAGTATGTGGCGAGCCCCGTCATCTACCGATACTTAAGTGGGAGTTCAGTGACTAG
- a CDS encoding LuxR C-terminal-related transcriptional regulator — MTVHTPPYPDLERLAFQVSPAPQLITGHRRMLDCNQAFARLFGYTREELQGHLTLLLYPSHADYQAIGERSEHWLRNGLGAFYTDERFMQHRNGEVFWARAHGFTLTTEDPFELMIWHFERLDRQPAPTVQLTPREREISLHIVNGLTCKEVARQLGISHRTVEVHRARLMKKLQAKNSAELVSKIIFIS; from the coding sequence ATGACCGTACACACCCCACCCTACCCCGACCTCGAGCGCCTGGCGTTCCAGGTGTCGCCCGCGCCGCAGCTGATTACCGGGCATCGGCGGATGCTCGATTGCAACCAGGCGTTTGCGCGGCTGTTCGGGTATACCCGTGAAGAACTGCAAGGGCACCTGACCCTGTTGTTGTACCCCTCCCATGCGGATTACCAGGCCATCGGCGAACGTAGCGAGCACTGGCTGCGCAATGGGCTGGGGGCTTTCTATACCGATGAGCGTTTCATGCAGCACCGTAATGGCGAGGTGTTCTGGGCGCGAGCGCATGGGTTCACGTTGACGACGGAGGATCCGTTCGAGCTGATGATATGGCACTTTGAACGGCTGGATCGGCAACCGGCGCCGACGGTGCAGTTGACGCCGCGGGAGCGGGAGATTTCGTTGCATATCGTGAATGGGTTGACGTGCAAGGAGGTGGCGCGGCAGCTAGGGATCTCGCACCGGACGGTAGAGGTGCATCGGGCGCGGTTGATGAAGAAGTTGCAGGCGAAGAACAGTGCGGAGTTGGTTTCTAAGATTATTTTTATTAGCTGA